In a genomic window of Shouchella clausii:
- a CDS encoding GNAT family N-acetyltransferase — protein MKGKNVYLREFKIDDWHDVHAYASLERVCRYQTWGPNNEKDSQNYVKQAIVDARKCPRTRFAFAIALKNRERVVGAAELVIDIANRSAAIGYIVHPDYWGQGVATEAATCLIDDGFNRLKLHRIWATCDSRNIASAKVLKKIGMQQEGHLRDHLRLSDGWRDSLVFGILEDEGSRQ, from the coding sequence TGCGTGAGTTTAAAATCGATGATTGGCATGACGTACATGCGTATGCTTCGCTGGAACGAGTCTGCCGGTACCAGACATGGGGCCCTAATAACGAAAAAGATTCACAAAACTATGTTAAACAAGCGATTGTCGATGCTCGCAAATGTCCTCGGACGAGGTTTGCATTTGCAATTGCTTTAAAAAATAGGGAGCGCGTGGTCGGAGCCGCCGAGCTAGTTATCGACATTGCTAACCGCAGCGCCGCGATTGGCTACATTGTCCATCCTGATTATTGGGGACAAGGCGTAGCAACCGAGGCAGCTACATGTCTGATAGACGATGGATTCAACCGGCTTAAACTCCATCGCATTTGGGCTACATGCGATTCTCGTAACATTGCTTCTGCTAAAGTATTAAAGAAGATTGGGATGCAGCAGGAAGGGCATTTGCGCGATCACCTGCGGCTGAGTGATGGTTGGCGTGACTCGCTTGTCTTTGGCATATTAGAAGATGAAGGAAGCCGACAGTAG